A genomic region of Anopheles coustani chromosome 3, idAnoCousDA_361_x.2, whole genome shotgun sequence contains the following coding sequences:
- the LOC131258780 gene encoding uncharacterized protein LOC131258780, translated as MPTYKVEDDVKLIKCVQQHPVLWHKAYMNGRSRLATSIWQGIRDLSFPNKTVNELRVRWKGLRDHYCRQLRRIEGCEGYGSSWKFFHLLKFLDGHFKLKRSTARRIEKRGTSSEMVQAEVTNICWSGQSEASYATSSWEDCESMHYSREASFNYRFRSQNNQKRTRMMSKDSPALVADLEPEELTWVSSVSNSTFLASMVPLLEQLSPLQNVQTRINIMKIITNALRDELEVQ; from the exons ATGCCAACGTACAAAGTCGAGGACGACGTAAAGCTTATCAAATgtgtccaacaacatcccgttcTTTGGCACAAGGCGTACATGAACGGTCGCAGCAGGCTGGCGACAAGCATCTGGCAGGGCATTCGAGATCTATCCTTCCCGAACAAGACTG TGAATGAGTTGCGAGTACGTTGGAAAGGATTACGAGACCATTACTGCCGTCAACTGCGTCGCATTGAAGGTTGTGAAGGATATGGTTCATCTTGGaaatttttccaccttctgAAGTTTTTGGATGGTCACTTTAAACTTAAACGCAGTACCGCCAGACGAATCGAAAAAAGGGGAACCTCATCCGAAATGGTACAAGCAGAGGTAACAAACATATGCTGGTCCGGTCAGTCGGAAGCATCCTACGCTACCTCCTCATGGGAAGATTGTGAAAGCATGCATTATTCTCGTGAAGCTTCTTTCAACTATAGATTTCGCTCCCAAAATAATCAGAAAAGGACGCGTATGATGAGCAAAGACTCCCCCGCTCTAGTTGCTGATTTGGAGCCAGAAGAGTTAACTTGGGTTAGTTCGGTTTCGAATAGCACGTTCTTGGCAAGTATGGTCCCCTTACTAGAGCAACTTTCTCCGCTGCAGAATGTGCAGACCCGTATTAATATTatgaaaattataacaaacGCGCTGCGTGATGAATTGGAAGTCCAATGA